A stretch of Nonomuraea africana DNA encodes these proteins:
- a CDS encoding tetratricopeptide repeat protein: MRRLAVPGVAVGLVLMGVPTAQAHEHPSGITDLVTPAVVRVEAKALIDITLLDHVGELVHVQRSYEVPIGTGTGTVVNPDGTLVSVTQVVSTDNDLRAYAANSVFADHHKANIPIDFARHTLDDERLNRRLQLCYDVTSPRSTCLVDIKQDITIFPNVAPFDGQGFKAEVVKLGNSPGDPAVLRPTSRIGGGVGLPTAPLADKEPDKAGSPVSVAGFLGRPAPDQLLKLDIAHLGPAVAGGAARGFTDPQKKVNEPVKLGKLVDQGMLGAPVIGNKDGHVIGLLVVGGNTAKMIGVREITSALADAKASARRGPADAAFEAALSRFHTKNYTDAAPAFQRVLDLYPGQPVAAAHLKESLAKKGTSADVGAGKTASPQSTTIPLWPFIAGAAVVLALTVGLGLLWWRRRRASYEEWGQAPPQEPHLATRSRADDPNPTLIVRRPQAFPGGTSQPPQPVMAAPHRVRFCVSCGTRLGPIGRFCGNCGHPTEHI; encoded by the coding sequence ATGAGGCGTCTCGCAGTGCCCGGAGTGGCGGTCGGCCTCGTGCTGATGGGCGTGCCCACAGCACAGGCCCATGAGCATCCCAGCGGCATCACCGACCTGGTCACCCCCGCCGTGGTCAGGGTGGAGGCCAAGGCCCTGATCGATATCACGCTGCTTGACCACGTCGGCGAGTTGGTACACGTCCAGCGCAGCTACGAGGTGCCGATCGGCACCGGTACCGGCACCGTGGTCAATCCCGACGGCACGCTCGTCTCAGTCACTCAGGTGGTCAGTACCGACAACGACCTGAGGGCCTACGCCGCCAACAGCGTTTTCGCCGATCATCACAAGGCGAACATCCCCATCGACTTCGCCAGACACACGCTGGACGACGAGCGGCTCAATCGGCGCCTGCAGCTCTGCTACGACGTCACGAGCCCGAGGTCGACCTGCCTCGTCGACATCAAGCAGGACATCACGATCTTCCCCAACGTCGCTCCCTTTGACGGGCAGGGATTCAAGGCCGAGGTCGTCAAGCTGGGAAACAGCCCAGGCGACCCGGCCGTCCTACGGCCGACCTCACGGATCGGCGGCGGCGTCGGGCTGCCCACCGCACCGCTGGCCGACAAGGAGCCTGACAAGGCCGGATCGCCCGTCTCGGTCGCCGGATTCCTCGGCAGGCCGGCTCCGGACCAGCTGCTCAAACTCGACATCGCCCATCTGGGTCCTGCGGTGGCAGGTGGGGCCGCTCGCGGCTTCACCGACCCGCAGAAGAAGGTCAACGAGCCCGTCAAACTCGGCAAGCTGGTCGACCAGGGCATGCTCGGCGCGCCCGTCATCGGCAACAAGGACGGACACGTCATCGGCCTGCTGGTCGTAGGCGGTAACACGGCGAAGATGATCGGCGTTCGGGAGATCACCTCGGCGCTCGCCGATGCCAAGGCGTCCGCCCGCAGGGGACCGGCCGACGCCGCCTTCGAGGCGGCGCTGTCCCGCTTCCACACCAAGAACTACACCGACGCCGCACCCGCCTTCCAGCGTGTGCTCGACCTGTACCCCGGCCAGCCCGTGGCCGCGGCGCACCTGAAGGAGTCGCTGGCCAAGAAGGGCACCTCGGCCGATGTGGGAGCCGGCAAGACCGCGTCGCCCCAGAGCACCACGATCCCGCTGTGGCCGTTCATCGCCGGAGCGGCGGTCGTCCTCGCCCTGACCGTGGGCCTGGGGCTGTTGTGGTGGCGGCGACGGCGCGCCTCGTACGAGGAATGGGGGCAGGCGCCACCACAGGAGCCGCACCTCGCCACACGTTCCCGCGCTGACGACCCCAACCCGACCCTGATCGTCAGGCGACCCCAGGCCTTCCCTGGCGGTACATCACAACCACCGCAACCGGTGATGGCCGCACCGCACCGGGTCAGGTTCTGCGTATCGTGCGGTACAAGACTGGGTCCGATCGGCCGGTTCTGTGGCAATTGCGGCCACCCCACAGAGCACATCTGA
- a CDS encoding MFS transporter, producing MPRAVYVLAIGIFAMVTSEFAVGGLMPEMAGGLGVTISQIGYLITAFAVAMSAGGPLMTVALVRIRPKPALMLLFAIFLVGNVLAALAPSYPIMMVARVITGVASQAFFGVAISVAVQLSRPEVRGRALAIVLNGLMLGTLLGLPLSTLIGGPLGWRAAFWVVGALTVIAALATMMGVPRLGRADGGNGNFRQEVAVFRNGRLWLALSTSTLIIGATFAAFSYLSPILTQVTGFPSGAVPLLLVAYGAATVIGNYVVGRLADKHTISVLLSGLILNTIFLAGFALFAHLSVPAVITMLGVGLVGVTMNPAMAVRIQRVGNPGPLVNTVHASFITLGVIVGSSVGGLAIDGFGLRAPLWLGVGLAVLGIGSLLPELGRTRAQSTTESLAQERVEAATTH from the coding sequence TTGCCCAGAGCCGTCTACGTCCTGGCCATAGGCATTTTCGCCATGGTGACCAGCGAGTTCGCCGTCGGAGGCCTGATGCCCGAGATGGCAGGCGGACTCGGCGTGACCATCTCCCAAATCGGCTATCTGATCACCGCCTTCGCGGTGGCCATGTCGGCGGGCGGGCCGCTGATGACCGTCGCGCTGGTACGGATACGCCCGAAACCCGCACTCATGCTGCTGTTCGCAATCTTTCTGGTGGGCAATGTGCTCGCGGCGCTCGCGCCCTCCTACCCGATCATGATGGTCGCGCGAGTCATCACCGGAGTCGCCTCCCAGGCATTCTTCGGAGTCGCCATCTCGGTGGCGGTCCAGCTGAGCCGCCCAGAGGTACGCGGCCGCGCCCTCGCCATCGTCCTGAACGGATTGATGCTCGGCACCCTGCTCGGGCTGCCGCTGTCCACGCTGATCGGCGGGCCGCTTGGCTGGCGTGCCGCCTTCTGGGTCGTCGGCGCCCTGACCGTCATCGCCGCGCTCGCCACGATGATGGGCGTTCCCAGGCTCGGGCGTGCTGACGGCGGCAACGGCAACTTCAGGCAGGAGGTGGCGGTCTTCAGGAACGGCAGGCTGTGGCTGGCGCTGTCGACCAGCACCCTCATCATCGGCGCGACCTTCGCCGCCTTCAGCTATCTCAGCCCGATCCTCACCCAGGTCACCGGGTTCCCCTCGGGGGCCGTTCCCCTGCTGCTCGTCGCGTACGGCGCAGCCACCGTGATCGGGAACTACGTCGTCGGGCGCCTGGCCGACAAGCACACCATCAGCGTCCTGCTGTCCGGGCTGATCCTCAACACGATCTTCCTGGCCGGTTTCGCGCTGTTCGCCCACCTCAGCGTCCCCGCGGTGATCACCATGCTGGGCGTCGGGCTGGTCGGAGTGACCATGAACCCCGCGATGGCCGTTCGCATCCAGCGCGTCGGCAACCCGGGGCCACTGGTCAACACCGTCCACGCCTCCTTCATCACCCTCGGGGTGATCGTCGGCTCCTCGGTCGGCGGGCTGGCCATCGACGGCTTCGGGCTGCGGGCTCCCCTCTGGCTGGGCGTCGGGCTGGCCGTACTCGGGATCGGGTCCCTCCTGCCCGAGCTCGGCCGTACCAGGGCGCAGTCAACGACGGAGAGTCTCGCTCAGGAGCGCGTCGAAGCCGCCACCACCCACTGA
- a CDS encoding TetR/AcrR family transcriptional regulator translates to MRTFWANGYESTSTRDLCEALGLDRSSVYNAFTNKRELFKRALTRYMDATTADQLRILDSHELPAIERIRALFAKILQTEAENRRDGYGLGCLTVNTTMELAGRDPEIALMLDRNTEFRVANLSAVIESGQRDGTIGSTRDPAELARFVNAVIAGIRVAAQGGATDATLEAIAATAMDALA, encoded by the coding sequence ATGCGCACGTTCTGGGCGAACGGCTACGAGTCGACCTCGACCAGGGACCTGTGCGAGGCGCTCGGCCTGGACCGCAGCAGCGTGTACAACGCCTTCACCAACAAGCGCGAGCTGTTCAAACGCGCGTTGACCCGCTACATGGACGCCACCACCGCCGACCAACTGCGGATCCTTGACAGTCACGAGCTGCCGGCGATCGAGCGGATCCGCGCGCTGTTCGCCAAGATCCTCCAGACGGAGGCGGAGAACAGGCGCGACGGCTACGGCCTCGGCTGCCTGACCGTCAACACCACGATGGAGCTCGCCGGCCGCGACCCGGAGATCGCCCTGATGCTCGATCGCAACACCGAGTTCCGAGTCGCCAACCTGAGCGCCGTCATCGAGAGCGGGCAGCGCGACGGCACCATCGGCTCCACCCGCGATCCCGCCGAGCTCGCCAGGTTCGTCAACGCCGTGATCGCCGGGATCCGGGTGGCCGCTCAGGGCGGCGCCACCGACGCCACACTCGAGGCCATCGCGGCCACGGCCATGGACGCCCTGGCCTGA
- a CDS encoding RICIN domain-containing protein: protein MPFRRTLARLSLPILAAFAVFGSTAPPASAAPAIPASFTVRPKAATGLCVKAPAHPTSGTGQANGSVVLLDFCGGWMAGTQTWTASPISGTAGLYRIKRQGTNLCLEIGGWANYDAAAALTWTCHDGANQTWRLRWDGGGWWEFRNEASVRCLDVRVHQAWTSLYQWGCHGGGEQQWVLVAA from the coding sequence ATGCCATTCCGCCGCACCCTCGCCCGGCTGTCGCTGCCCATCCTGGCCGCGTTCGCCGTCTTCGGCTCCACCGCGCCGCCCGCGTCCGCGGCCCCGGCAATCCCCGCGTCCTTCACCGTCCGCCCCAAGGCCGCGACCGGCCTGTGCGTGAAGGCTCCAGCCCACCCCACCTCGGGCACCGGCCAGGCCAACGGCAGCGTGGTGCTGTTGGATTTCTGCGGTGGCTGGATGGCCGGCACCCAGACCTGGACCGCCAGCCCCATCAGCGGCACCGCCGGCCTGTACCGGATCAAGCGGCAGGGCACCAACCTCTGCCTGGAGATCGGCGGCTGGGCGAACTACGACGCGGCTGCCGCGCTCACCTGGACCTGCCACGACGGCGCGAACCAGACCTGGCGGCTGCGCTGGGACGGCGGCGGCTGGTGGGAGTTCCGCAACGAGGCGAGTGTGCGATGCCTGGACGTCCGCGTTCACCAGGCGTGGACCAGCCTCTACCAGTGGGGTTGCCACGGCGGTGGTGAGCAGCAGTGGGTGCTGGTCGCTGCCTGA